In a single window of the Ignavibacteria bacterium genome:
- a CDS encoding DNA replication/repair protein RecF, which translates to MILEELYLADFKNYNNCSFSFSPKLNFIYGENGNGKTNILEAISLLCYTKSFLLNSESDCVRYGTDAFEITGDFRNRVNSKSRVKVIYHKEESSKQVILDNDRVTRSNEFLGRFPLIVLSPYDLKLTMGTQQDRRRNFDLLISQVSRVYLSDLRKYSKIIKQKNSLLKENLAVKRYSLKELKDLVSVWNTELLDLAVKIMIRRMDFIEEFKLSINSCFNRIVGSKYIPVISYQSEILDENEITGYSIELLKSKLESSLEEKLDQEIKRGILLAGPHRDNYLFSMNKQGELFDMKTFASQGEHKTFVVALKLSEFGYINSNLDHTNSGEPVLLLDDVFSELDKTRIARISELITDFNQVFITTTDIDHLEILKKNFSETRSFNIVNGAVDNVN; encoded by the coding sequence ATGATATTAGAAGAGCTTTACCTGGCTGATTTTAAAAATTACAACAATTGTTCTTTCTCATTCAGCCCAAAACTGAACTTTATATACGGAGAAAACGGAAACGGCAAAACCAATATTCTCGAAGCAATTTCATTGCTTTGTTATACAAAAAGCTTTTTGCTGAATTCAGAATCTGACTGTGTAAGATACGGAACGGATGCTTTTGAAATTACCGGAGATTTCCGAAACAGGGTTAACAGTAAAAGCAGGGTTAAGGTTATTTATCACAAAGAAGAGAGCTCTAAGCAGGTTATTCTTGATAATGACAGGGTAACGCGCTCAAATGAATTTTTAGGCAGGTTCCCGCTAATAGTGCTTTCACCATATGACCTGAAGCTTACTATGGGCACTCAGCAGGATAGACGCAGGAATTTTGACCTGCTGATATCACAGGTAAGCAGGGTATATTTAAGCGACCTGAGGAAATATTCTAAAATTATCAAGCAGAAAAATTCATTGCTTAAAGAAAACCTGGCGGTTAAAAGGTATTCTTTAAAAGAGCTAAAAGACCTGGTCAGTGTATGGAATACAGAGCTTCTGGATCTGGCCGTTAAGATCATGATCCGCAGGATGGATTTCATAGAAGAATTCAAGTTAAGCATCAATTCCTGTTTTAACCGTATAGTTGGCAGTAAATATATTCCCGTAATTTCATATCAAAGTGAAATACTGGATGAAAATGAAATAACAGGATACAGCATAGAACTGCTTAAAAGTAAGCTTGAAAGCTCACTTGAAGAAAAGCTTGATCAGGAAATTAAAAGGGGAATTTTACTTGCGGGTCCGCACAGGGATAATTACCTCTTCAGCATGAATAAACAGGGCGAATTATTTGACATGAAAACATTCGCTTCGCAGGGTGAACACAAAACTTTTGTTGTCGCTCTAAAGCTTTCAGAGTTTGGGTATATTAACAGCAATCTTGATCATACAAATTCAGGCGAACCTGTACTGCTTTTAGATGATGTGTTTTCTGAGCTTGATAAAACCAGGATAGCAAGAATTTCTGAACTGATAACAGATTTTAACCAGGTTTTTATTACAACTACTGATATTGACCACCTTGAGATACTGAAAAAGAATTTTTCAGAAACCAGGTCATTTAATATAGTGAACGGGGCGGTGGATAATGTTAATTGA
- a CDS encoding DUF721 domain-containing protein encodes MLIDFKKHNRKQSTLNDEIADLIGAIKKQKKQRFDFWYTAVGEKIGKIAVPSFKKHGVLYVNVVNPVSRFELTRMKQEILEKVNNLLSENKKLKDIIFK; translated from the coding sequence ATGTTAATTGATTTTAAAAAACATAACAGGAAACAATCCACTTTAAATGATGAAATAGCTGACCTTATCGGTGCTATCAAAAAACAAAAAAAACAAAGGTTTGATTTCTGGTATACTGCTGTAGGTGAAAAGATCGGAAAAATTGCAGTGCCATCATTCAAAAAGCACGGAGTGCTGTACGTAAACGTGGTAAACCCGGTTTCAAGGTTTGAGCTGACAAGAATGAAGCAGGAAATACTTGAAAAAGTAAATAACTTATTGAGCGAAAATAAAAAATTAAAGGATATAATATTTAAGTAA
- the gyrB gene encoding DNA topoisomerase (ATP-hydrolyzing) subunit B has product MADKNKKTDKKTEVKGGYGAESIQVLKGLEHVRKRPAMYIGDVSSRGLHHLAYEVVDNSIDEALGGYCDKISLTINKDNSITVEDNGRGIPTGMHPTEKKSALEVVMTVLNAGGKFDRNTYKVSGGLHGVGVSVVNALSKWLKVEVKRDGKIFYQEYKAGVPTAPVKEIGKVDAKVTGTKTTFMPDDTIFNTVNFKFEILEDRLRELAYLNKEVTIKIKDERSKRENTFHFEGGIKEFVKYIDSSRKSFMKEPIFIKGERDNTQVEVAFQYNETYNDNIFTYVNDINTHEGGTHLVGFKTALTRTLNNYGQKANIIKNDKIQLTGDDFREGLSCVISTKVPEPQFEGQTKTKLGNSEVKSIVETIVGEQLQSYLEENPSVAKKIIEKCLRAAEAREAARKARELIRRKNALEFSGLPGKLADCSISDPDHCEIYLVEGDSAGGSAKQGRDRRFQAILPLKGKILNVEKARMNKVLENDEIKSIITALGAGIGNSDEFDESKLRYGKVILMCDADVDGSHIRTLLLTFFYRHMKEIIETGRLYIAQPPLYKIKIAKEEHYAYDENDKEQILKRFKINTKSVKETEPSETEVTEAGEVVTKGKGFAISRFKGLGEMNPEQLWSTTMNPDTRTILQVSIDSAVAADKVFETLMGEEVEPRRAFIEKNAKYVKNLDI; this is encoded by the coding sequence ATGGCAGATAAAAATAAAAAAACAGATAAGAAGACAGAAGTAAAAGGCGGGTACGGCGCAGAAAGTATCCAGGTCTTAAAAGGACTCGAACATGTCCGCAAAAGACCGGCTATGTATATCGGAGATGTATCAAGCCGCGGTTTGCACCATCTTGCATACGAAGTTGTAGATAACAGTATCGATGAAGCCTTAGGCGGTTATTGCGATAAGATTTCACTTACAATAAACAAAGATAACTCAATAACAGTTGAAGATAACGGCCGCGGTATACCAACAGGTATGCACCCGACGGAAAAGAAATCAGCCCTTGAAGTTGTTATGACCGTTCTTAATGCAGGCGGTAAATTTGACAGGAATACATATAAGGTATCCGGCGGTCTGCACGGCGTTGGTGTATCGGTTGTGAATGCTCTATCCAAATGGCTGAAAGTTGAAGTTAAAAGGGACGGCAAAATATTTTACCAGGAATATAAAGCAGGCGTACCAACAGCACCGGTTAAGGAGATCGGTAAAGTTGATGCTAAAGTTACAGGTACAAAAACAACCTTTATGCCGGATGATACTATATTCAATACCGTTAACTTTAAGTTTGAAATTCTCGAGGACCGTTTAAGAGAGCTTGCTTACCTGAACAAGGAAGTTACCATAAAGATAAAGGATGAAAGATCAAAACGCGAAAACACTTTCCACTTTGAAGGCGGTATTAAAGAATTTGTAAAGTATATCGATTCTTCGCGCAAATCCTTCATGAAGGAGCCTATCTTTATTAAAGGTGAAAGAGATAATACCCAGGTTGAAGTGGCATTCCAGTACAATGAAACTTATAATGATAACATTTTCACCTATGTTAATGATATCAATACCCATGAAGGCGGTACGCACTTAGTTGGGTTTAAAACAGCGCTTACAAGGACACTGAATAATTACGGACAAAAAGCTAATATTATTAAGAATGATAAGATACAGCTTACAGGAGATGATTTCCGCGAAGGGCTTTCATGCGTTATTAGCACCAAGGTGCCTGAACCGCAGTTTGAGGGACAGACTAAAACAAAACTGGGAAACAGTGAAGTAAAAAGTATTGTTGAAACAATTGTAGGCGAGCAGCTTCAGTCATACCTGGAAGAAAATCCATCGGTTGCAAAGAAGATCATTGAAAAATGCCTCCGCGCAGCAGAAGCAAGGGAAGCTGCAAGGAAAGCAAGAGAGCTTATCAGGCGTAAAAATGCGCTAGAGTTTTCGGGACTGCCCGGAAAGCTTGCAGATTGTTCAATCAGCGACCCGGACCATTGCGAAATTTATCTTGTAGAGGGTGATTCAGCGGGTGGTTCAGCCAAACAGGGAAGGGACAGGCGTTTCCAGGCTATCCTTCCGCTTAAAGGAAAGATACTAAACGTAGAAAAAGCAAGGATGAACAAAGTTCTTGAGAACGATGAAATAAAATCTATTATTACGGCACTTGGCGCAGGTATAGGTAATTCAGATGAATTTGATGAATCAAAGCTTCGCTACGGAAAAGTTATCCTTATGTGCGATGCCGATGTAGACGGTTCTCATATCCGTACACTTCTGCTCACATTTTTCTACAGGCATATGAAAGAGATAATTGAAACCGGCAGGCTTTACATTGCGCAGCCGCCTTTATATAAGATCAAAATAGCCAAGGAAGAACATTATGCTTACGATGAAAACGATAAAGAACAGATCCTGAAAAGATTTAAAATTAATACCAAATCAGTCAAAGAAACTGAGCCTTCTGAAACGGAAGTAACTGAAGCTGGTGAAGTTGTAACAAAAGGCAAAGGATTCGCCATCTCAAGGTTCAAAGGTCTTGGTGAAATGAACCCCGAACAGCTTTGGTCCACTACTATGAATCCTGATACAAGGACAATATTGCAGGTATCTATCGATAGCGCAGTAGCGGCTGATAAAGTATTTGAAACACTTATGGGTGAAGAAGTTGAGCCCAGGCGCGCATTTATAGAAAAGAACGCTAAATACGTAAAAAATCTGGATATTTAA
- the uppP gene encoding undecaprenyl-diphosphatase UppP — MQEILKAILLGVVQGLTEFLPISSTAHLRIIPSFFGWGDIGASYTAVIQVGTMIAIILYFRNDLINMTRSMFTSIKTRDYSSKDTKLLIMIILGTIPIVIAGFLLKDLIRNQFRNMYIVAASLMFFSIILMIADRFTKKKHDINSIGFKDGFIIGIFQAMALIPGASRSGSTISGAFFRNMTREDAARFSFLLSIPAVLLSGVYELFSQRSTLLSGESAILSLVIATIVSGVIGYWSIWFLLSYIKKHSMMLFVVYRIIFGILIIVLLATGIIHN; from the coding sequence ATGCAGGAAATTTTAAAAGCTATATTACTGGGTGTTGTTCAGGGATTAACGGAATTTCTGCCGATAAGCAGTACAGCGCATTTGAGGATAATCCCATCATTCTTTGGTTGGGGTGATATCGGGGCATCATATACGGCAGTAATACAGGTCGGTACTATGATAGCTATAATCCTTTATTTCCGTAATGACCTTATTAACATGACGAGATCTATGTTTACCAGTATCAAAACAAGAGATTACAGCAGTAAAGATACTAAGCTGCTTATAATGATAATATTAGGTACAATCCCTATAGTAATTGCGGGTTTTTTGCTTAAAGACCTGATACGAAATCAGTTCAGAAATATGTATATTGTAGCTGCCAGCTTAATGTTTTTTTCAATTATTTTAATGATAGCTGACAGGTTTACCAAAAAGAAACATGATATAAACAGCATTGGCTTTAAGGATGGATTCATAATCGGTATTTTTCAGGCTATGGCTCTGATCCCGGGAGCTTCACGTTCAGGATCGACCATATCCGGCGCATTTTTCCGCAATATGACAAGGGAAGATGCTGCCCGGTTCTCATTTTTGCTCAGTATACCGGCTGTTTTGCTAAGCGGTGTATATGAGCTTTTCAGCCAGAGAAGTACCCTGTTAAGCGGTGAAAGCGCAATTCTGAGCCTTGTAATTGCAACGATCGTTTCAGGGGTAATCGGATACTGGTCAATTTGGTTTTTGCTCTCTTATATTAAAAAGCATTCTATGATGCTTTTTGTAGTCTACCGAATAATTTTCGGCATACTTATAATAGTTTTATTGGCAACAGGAATAATTCATAACTAG
- a CDS encoding peptidylprolyl isomerase: MTTKTDSTDSKSTDESNIVVLKTSMGDIEIELFEKEAPKHVANFKKLVNSGFYEGTTFHRVIPGFMIQGGDPNSKDNDRSNDGQGGPGYTVPAEINAKHVKGSLAGARMGDQVNPKRESSGSQFYIVTGEASHLDGQYTVYGKVIKGLDIALKIENVKRDAMDNPIDKVTIKKVEFKK, from the coding sequence ATGACCACCAAGACAGATTCAACAGATTCAAAAAGCACAGATGAATCAAACATTGTAGTTTTAAAGACCAGTATGGGAGATATTGAAATTGAATTATTTGAAAAAGAAGCTCCCAAGCATGTAGCAAATTTCAAAAAGCTTGTAAACTCAGGATTTTACGAAGGTACAACATTTCACAGGGTAATTCCCGGCTTTATGATACAGGGCGGCGACCCCAATTCCAAGGATAACGACCGTTCAAATGACGGACAGGGCGGCCCCGGATATACAGTTCCTGCAGAAATTAACGCTAAACACGTTAAAGGTTCACTTGCCGGGGCAAGAATGGGAGACCAGGTTAATCCAAAAAGAGAGTCAAGCGGCAGCCAGTTCTATATTGTTACCGGCGAAGCTTCACATCTTGACGGACAATACACTGTTTACGGAAAAGTTATAAAAGGTTTGGATATTGCGCTTAAGATCGAAAATGTAAAAAGAGATGCAATGGATAACCCGATAGATAAAGTTACTATTAAAAAAGTAGAATTTAAAAAGTAA
- the holA gene encoding DNA polymerase III subunit delta: MRTFQDFRNEVSSGKLKNVYYIASIDNYFLSKAGEILREKLFGSKENKENFFLKYADETPMQELFDLTSGGASLFSAQKLVIVKRCEKYSRKLSEFIERTKEKAEDSYILYAFDTSFVIEKKLHEIKGIEFYDFSDLPQRELYDWVKQEFESYNIKINNDALDLFITSVPSSFDLLSTEIEKISNYDFEGKEPVLTKEIILQFIGYDREYSPDELMTAIVNKDQNRAFSILNNLLNSKALNEVYLLSTVSNYYMDLFSFKTQGLDTMDSRTLYQRYKMWGDRVKFAKNYHKLLNISSLEHSFAKILETDKKLKTSMLDPKILMTSLVEELINA; the protein is encoded by the coding sequence ATGCGTACATTCCAGGATTTCCGTAATGAGGTTTCATCAGGGAAGCTGAAGAATGTATATTATATTGCATCAATTGATAATTATTTTTTATCAAAGGCAGGCGAAATTTTAAGGGAGAAGCTCTTTGGCTCGAAAGAAAACAAAGAGAACTTCTTCCTTAAATATGCCGATGAAACCCCTATGCAGGAATTGTTCGATCTAACCTCAGGCGGAGCTTCGCTTTTTTCAGCGCAAAAACTTGTAATTGTTAAGCGATGCGAAAAATACTCGAGAAAGCTAAGTGAATTCATAGAAAGAACAAAAGAAAAAGCAGAGGATTCCTATATCCTTTATGCTTTTGATACTTCATTCGTTATTGAAAAAAAGCTGCATGAGATCAAAGGTATAGAGTTTTATGATTTTTCAGACCTTCCTCAAAGAGAACTGTATGACTGGGTTAAGCAGGAGTTCGAATCATATAATATTAAGATAAATAATGATGCATTGGACCTTTTTATCACTTCAGTGCCTTCATCATTTGATCTGCTGAGCACTGAAATTGAAAAGATAAGTAATTATGACTTTGAGGGAAAAGAACCCGTATTAACAAAAGAGATAATTCTGCAATTTATTGGTTATGACAGGGAATATTCTCCGGATGAGTTAATGACAGCGATCGTAAATAAAGATCAAAACAGGGCGTTTTCTATACTTAATAATTTGCTTAATTCTAAAGCTTTAAATGAAGTATATTTACTTTCGACGGTAAGTAATTATTATATGGACCTATTTTCTTTTAAAACACAAGGCCTAGATACGATGGATAGCAGGACTTTATACCAGAGGTATAAAATGTGGGGTGACAGAGTAAAATTCGCAAAAAATTACCATAAACTGCTAAATATCAGCTCATTAGAGCATTCATTTGCGAAGATACTGGAAACCGATAAAAAGCTGAAAACAAGCATGTTAGACCCTAAAATCCTGATGACTTCACTTGTAGAAGAGCTGATAAATGCTTAA
- a CDS encoding sigma-70 family RNA polymerase sigma factor: MAPSQEGKNIKKLTDEELIFRFQQGEIEAYNEIVARYKDRLTNYIYRYVGNYDECDDIVQDTFVKVYVSKHLYKEIAKFSTWIYTIAINLAKTKVVKQQKYKTFSISDVYNDENKDFDLPDEAYGGPEVDANSKFLSAHIQKALEQINENYRELVILRDIEDFSYEEIVDMTGLPMGTVKSRINRGREKLQELLKDIYKEE; encoded by the coding sequence ATGGCGCCTTCGCAAGAAGGAAAAAATATAAAAAAACTGACTGATGAAGAGCTTATCTTCCGGTTTCAGCAAGGCGAAATTGAAGCCTACAATGAGATAGTAGCGCGTTATAAAGACAGACTGACGAACTACATTTACCGCTATGTAGGCAACTATGATGAGTGTGATGATATTGTTCAGGATACTTTTGTTAAGGTCTATGTATCAAAACATCTGTACAAGGAAATTGCAAAGTTTTCAACATGGATATACACGATTGCAATTAACCTGGCAAAAACAAAGGTTGTAAAGCAGCAAAAATATAAAACTTTCTCTATCAGCGATGTTTATAATGATGAGAACAAAGATTTTGACCTGCCCGATGAGGCTTACGGCGGTCCCGAAGTTGACGCAAATTCAAAGTTTTTAAGCGCTCATATACAAAAAGCGCTTGAGCAGATTAACGAAAATTACAGGGAACTAGTAATTTTAAGGGATATAGAAGATTTTTCATACGAAGAAATTGTTGATATGACCGGATTACCTATGGGAACTGTGAAATCAAGGATCAACAGGGGCAGAGAAAAGCTGCAGGAGCTCCTGAAAGATATTTATAAAGAAGAATAA